tgacctggcctccgcaatcaccgacctcaaacaaattgagatggtttgggatgagtcggaccgcagagttaaggaaaagtgctcagcatctatgggaattccttcaagactgttggaaaagcattccaggtgaagctggttgagagaatgccacgcGTGTTAGCAAAGCTGTAaccaaggcaaatggtggctattttaagaatctcaaatataaaactactttttggttactgcatgattccatatgtgttatttcatagttgtgatgtcttcactattattctacaatgtagaaaatagtaaaaatgaagaaaaacccttaaatgagtaagTGTTCTAAAATCTTTGAACGGTCGTGTACATAACATCCCGCTGAATTTGAATAGCACGCTATCCAAATTAAAGGTGAGTGTCTTCAAGAAGCCAGTGTGCTGCAGGCCAGAGCTGCAGTGACTCACTGTTCGCCTGACCTCTGCTGACTTACTCCTCATGGGGCAACCCTTTGTGTCACATAGAGGATGACTTGGCTAAAGCAGACCTGCAGAAAATAGAAAGCAGCAGTACCCAATGGATATTTAATTTAAATGGCCACGGATGTCAGATGCCACAAACCCAAGAGGAATGAGTTATTTTTGTGTCTCAAAGAGAGCTCTGAAACTGTCCCTCAGTGTATCATATCACATCCTCACCAGAGAAACAGAAACCCCCCTCAACAGTAGCGGGCATGCCATCTGGTCCTCTGGACAGTTTCTGCTCTATTTTGAAGGCAACTGTACTGTATCCTGTATATTCTGGTTCCATCCTCTCCCCCCAAACAACTTGGACGTGAAACCAATTTTTCTCTGCAGTATTTTGATGAAGTTTGAGTCTATTTAGCAAGTATTTATTGGTTTTCCGGTGTAAACTCACAGCTTATATGAGAACTGGAACTCTGGGAGCCAAGTCCCGCCGACGCATTGCTCCAAATAGAGTGTTGGATTACCATCGCTCAACCTACCATCTGTAACCCAACACCCACCAACAGCAGTAGCACACTCactggtgggggtgggggttaaTTAATGAAGCCCCTCACATGGAAATAATGAGCATATGCATTAATCATCTCTTCTTTATTTAACAGTAGCAACACTTCCCCAAAGCCTGGGCGTTTATGCAACTCGACAACTCTTTTTTTCCTCTCTTCATCATACTCGTCTCAAGAGAAGTACACTTTTGCGTTTGTATTGCTTGTCCTAATCAAGCAATACAtatgcatacacacgcacacacgcagttCTGGTTCACCGAGTGCAATATGAAGAAGTACAGTACATTAACATTGCCTAGAGAAAACGCAAACATAATATTGATATTGTTAGTACATTATATGTTACCGTGATCTATACAAGTTGGAACCATACACTACTTAATCTTACACTGTATAACCTTGgcaaacatactgtatatcaattACAATGTGTGGcacacagtggaggctgctgtggggaggacggctcattgcCTGGGATGGAGTCattggaatggtatcaaccacgTTTGATagcattccattgactccattccagccattattatgagccgtcctccccttagCAGCATCCACTGGTGGCACAGTCATGCAGTACTTGTTGGGCTATATACTTTAAGTCTAAAACAACTTTCACAATAGTGACAGAATTGCAAAGAGAGAAACAACGAAAAACAAATGACCTCACCCACCTTCCCAGGAGGGACCTTGCAACTAGGACAAGATGATCTTGATCATATAGATTTATTCTTTGACAGAATGCCTCCAAAGCAACTACATGATGGGACACAGGGTTTAGATGATGAAACAGAAGATAGAAAGAGTCAAACTCTGTATGAAGTGGTACTACAGAGGTCTCTGACATCTGCTAGACCAGAAGCCTGGAAGGCCTCCTGCCCTATGTAAAGTAGAGGGGGATAAAATAACTAAAACAGGATCTTACATGTATATGTTATGTAATATTTTCTTGTGTCCAGACCTGgttaaaatactatttgaaatcattccaAATACTTAATCTGTGCTTGAATGAGCCTGCATGGTATAATGGACCAATACAATTGTCCCAAAACTGCAAACACTGCCCATCCAGCACTTCAGACAGGCTAGATAAAACACTCAAAGTATTTGGAAGATTTCAGATAGTATGTTTGAGCCCAGGTCTGCTAATGACAGTCAGcacagaggaaaggaaagctTCAATGAAAGACGCACCACAGCATATAAGGCCTTACTGTCTACATAGTTATGGAACGTTACTAGACAGGATAGCAGAAAAGTTAACAATTATGCTAATTAAATCTGACAAACAATTGCTGTACTTTTCCCTCTCAGGCTGTGTCTGACATGGCACTGTAatatacatgtaaaaaaaatatataccctGGTCAACATCATGGTAATCAATATTATCAACTCTCCCATTGCTGTTCATGATCTTCTCACACTCCGGAGGACGGCTCCTTGGTTCCAGATGATGAAGGTTCCAGGGTCCTGTCACCTGAGTAGGACGGCTCCTCGGTTCCAGATGATGGAGGTTCCAGGATCCTGTCACCTGAGAAGGACGGCTCCTTGGTTCCAGATGATGGTGGTTCCAGGATCCTGTCACCTGAGAAGGACGGCTCCTTGGTTCCAGATGATGAAGGTTCCAGGGTCCTGTCACCTGAGAAGGACGGCTCCTCGGTTCCAGATGGGGGTTCCAGGGTCCTGTCACCTGAGAAGGACGGCTCCTTGGTTCCAGATGATGACGGTTCCAGGGTCCTGTCACCTGAGAAGGACGGCTCCTCGGTTCCAGATGATGGTGGTTCCAGGGTCCTGTCACCTGAGAAAGACGGCTGCTCGGTTCCAGATGATGGGGGTTCCAGGGTCCTGTCACCTGAGTAGGATGGCTCCTCGGTTCCAGATGATGGGGGTTCCAGGGTCCTGTCACCTGAGAAGGACGGCTCCTTGGTTCCAGATGATGACGGTTCCAGGGTCCTGTCACCTGAGAAGGACGGCTCCTCGGTTCCAGATGATGGTGGTTCCAGGGTCCTGTCACCTGAGAAAGACGGCTGCTCGGTTCCAGATGATGGGGGTTCCAGGGTCCTGTCACCTGAGTAGGATGGCTCCTCGGTTCCAGATGATGGGGGTTCCAGGGTCCTGTCACCTGAGAAAGACGGCTCCTCGGTTCCAGATGATGGTGGTTCCAGGGCCCTGTCACCTGAGAAGGACGGCTCCTCGGTTCCAGATGATGGTGGTTCCAGGGTCCTGTCACCTGAGAAGGACGGCTCCTCGTTTCCAGATGGTGGTTCCAGGGTCCTGTCACCTGAGAAGGACGGCTCCTCGTTTCCAGATGGTGGTTCCAGGGTCCTGTCACCTGAGAAGGACGGCTCCTTGGTTCCAGATGATGAAGGTTCCAGGGTCCTGTCACCTGAGAATGACGGCTCCTCGGTTCCAGATGATGGTGGTTCCAGGGTCCTGTCACCTGAAAAAGACGGCTCCTCGGTTCCAGATGATGGGGGTTCCAGGGTCCTGTCACCTGAGTAGGATGGCTCCTCGGTTCCAGATGATGGGGGTTCCAGGGTCCTGTCACCTGAGAAGGACGGCTCCTCGGTTCCAGATGATGGGGGTTCCAGGGTCCTGTTACCTGAAAAGGACAGGTCTAGACACACATTTTGGTAATAAGCGTGAGCTGAAGAGTGACTGTTGCAATGTATCATTCTGAGTGTTCTTATTCAACATGGCAATGTTTTTTGGGGAACCACCAAACAATCGACTCAACATTTACCATACATGCATTAAAGAGGTCAATGGAACGCAGACCGTTGGAGATAAAAGAAACACTGTCATTGGCACCCAATCAAAAAGAGAATCTATTAAAAAAAGTGGATATTCATCAAATCCCTCGTTTCTATGTTCGAACAGGCCCACAAGGTGGTTACTAAAATCCTATTTGGACATATTTGGCTGTTTTAGCTGCATAATATTTAGAAGGTGTCCTTTTCCTGTTCATATAAGCTGCTAACATAACTCGCATATAGAAATTGGTGGTTGTAGGTGAAGACATTTTTAATTGTAATAAAGTTGATTGGTGACGATGACATGAAAATGCATTGGGATTGACATCTATACAAGCATTATACTCCAATTTTTAACCAAACATAGTGTGAAATACCATGTACAGTGgcttcggaaagtactcagatcccttgactttttccacattttgttacgttacagccttattctaaaatggattaaataaatacacatcctcagcaatctacacacaataccccataatgccaaagtgaAAAAGGGTTTTTATAAACTtcagcaaatgtataaaatatataaaccgaattaccttatttacataagtattcagtccctttgctatgagactcgaaattgagctcaggtgcatcctgtttccatctatcatccttgagatggttatacaacttgattggagtcaacctgtggtaaattaaattgattggacataatttggaaaggcacaaaacTGTCTATataaataaggtcccacagttgacagtgcatgtcagagaaaaaaccaagccatgaggtcaaaggaattgtttgtagagctccgagacaggattgtgtcgaggcacagatctagagaagggaaccaaaacatttctgcagcattgaaggtccccaagaacacaatggccatcattcttaaaatggaatacgtttggaaccacaaagactcttcctagagctggccgcccggccaaactgagcaattgggggagaagggccttgttggtcagggaggtgaccaagaacctgatagtcactctaacagagctacagagttcctctgtggagatgggagaaccttccagaagaacaaccagtGGAAGCCACTGCTCAGTTAAAGGTATGACAGGCCACTTGGACTTTGCCAcatggcacctaaagactctctgatctgatgaaaacaagattgagctctttggcctgaatgccaagagtcacgtcaggaggaaacatggcaccatccctacggtgaagcatggtgatggcatcatcatgctgtcaGGAAGTTTTTCAGCAGCATCTTTCAAGAGAAAGATGAATGgaccaaagtacagagagatccttgatgaaaacctgcttcagagtcctcaggatctcagactggggcaaaggttgaccttccaaaaggacaacaactCTAAGaagacagccaagacaacgtaagAGTGGCTCTGGGACAAGTAtcttaatgtccttgagtggcccatccagagccttgacttgaaccctatcgaacatctctggagagacctgaaaatagctgtgcagcaatgctccccatccaacctgacagagcttgagaggatctgcagagaagaatgggagaaactccccaaatacaggtgtgccaagcttgtagtgtcatgcCCAAGAAtattcaaggctgtaatcactgccaaacatgcttcaacaaagtgcagagtaaagggtctgaatgcttaagtaaatgtgatatttcagttttttttatatatatatacatttggaaaaaaaacatataaaaaacagtttttgctttgtcattatggggtattgtgtgtagtttgatgagtgaaaaaaaacaacattttatacattttagaataaggcagtaacttatcaaaatgtgaaaaaagtcatgggctctgaacactttctgaatgcactgtaaatgtaggcaaacatttttaaatgtaGGTTAATTTTGAAGGGTGGCAATGAGGAGATTCTAGATCTATCCCTCACAGGGGGATGCGTGGGAGGTGTTTCCATGGCATTTTCACTGTTTTGGTTTAATTCCATTGACCTGTTTACAGCATGTATCCTGCACTGGGTTAAGGAGGAGAATGGAATCTTTCAAATTGAAACCCTTAGAATGAAACTTTCAGAATAGAAAAAGTCTTTACAAAAGGAATATTTAGAACGGTAAAATGGTCAACAGACACTACAAAAtacatctctatatatctctacaCTCCAAATCTAAACAGGGATAGAAATGGTGAGGGGTGCAGAACAGCTAACAGTAGGGGTGAATTAGTAGTGTGAAGGTGTCTCTCTCACATGCAAAGGCAATGCTGAGTAGGATAAGGACAGTCAACATCGTCGCCATGGGGACAGTCTCTTGAAAAGTAGATTGTAAAAGATTTTAAAAACACAACTTATCATACAGTGTACAAAGTAAATATCCAAGACTGACACTTGGGATGGTGTAGATGACTTGACTAAATCACAGGTAGATTCTGTAGGTAGTGTTCAGTTGTGTTGTCTGAACAACCTTCCAGGACCAAACCAAACCACAAAGAAACAACATTAGTCTCTTACCTTCAAGAACAAGATGCTGGAACCTGACTGTGTGATCAGGAGTCAAGTTAATGTCTTCTCCCCAACAACTCACATTTTTTTATACTATAATTAACAAAAGTCATTATGCTTGTGCAACCAAAGGGCATGTCTCTTGAGTGACTTCTTGTAATTCTGGTGAAATGTTGATGAAACTGGCGATCGCTTTCACTAGTTCCAATGCGAGGGGTTGCAGAGTGTCATATGGCGAAATATGGTGTTATCGCAAGGAAATGATTtgaacaattttaaaaacatttctcatgCTGTCCCTTCCCTGGTATGGTTTCAACATGACGATGAGGATGATCATGGTGattatgatggtggtggtgatgatggtttATAAACATTCAATGTTGTTTAGACAAAACTTATGCACTACAGCCAATCTCTTTCCCCATGTCCACAGTGTCAGTTTTGTGAGCATGATTGACTAAATCCCTTTAATCGAGGGAGCGGCCTTTTTCAAATGCCCAACTTACTGAGTCTTCCTCATTTTCTCTCTCGAACAACTTCCACAACAGCTTCAACAAAATACTCCAGTAAACAACTGAACAGCCTTTTatttcagtctcctctctctctctgttgatatcaaaTTTTTTGCACATTTCTAAGAGGCGTATATCCTCGTAGACAAGTTTGCAATATAAATAGGGTGGACAGGCCTTTCTGTTTTCATCCCATTGCTAGACATTAGCATTGAATAATGACTCTTTTGCTAAGTGATTGTTGTAGGAAAGAGTAAAAACCATATCAACTCAGCTATTAAACTTCGGAATAAATGATGTGCCAATGCCCATAACAATGCACATTCTTTATCACGCTAACCAGCAGAAATGTGATGCAAACGTGTTTTCTGCAGATCAAAAATAAGATAGTAATTTATTCTCCATTTGTCTGAAATACCAACAGTGTATCAGAAACGCACTTAATACAACATTTGTTTGCTTGCGTCTCTGGAGCAGTAGAGCCTCAGGGAACACTCATTAAACGGAGGATTTTGCTGAACATGTATACAATGAGTTGAACTATCCTTTGTGCTGCACTTCCAATGATATTGGCTCTGATGAAAGCATTCGATTTTATTTGCTATTTCAACACCACTGGAATGCAATGAGAATGGAAAAGCTTGATTGCAACCACCATCAGCAAGCAGCTTTTATTAGGAAGTTTGACAATCTGCAAAGGACATAGCATTATGATTGGCTGTGAACTGAGTAAGATTATCATACTGTTATGACCTCTCACACAGTAAGCACAGTCTGCATCTCAATTCAACAATGTTGAAAAGCAAGCCAATGAGATTTGGTAGAGAGAGGTGTTATCACCAACCCACATCATTAATACATATAAATCAACACCTGAGGGACTCCTACTTCTTCCAGCAACATGTAATTGGATGGCTGGGTGCATTTTGTACATGAGAAAGCTATAAACTATGCACTGTATACTTCCAGTAGACTTGTTATGTTCCCTGTCAAAATGAGAAAACATTAAGAGAATTATATTATATTCAGTGACCAGTCTGTTATCTTATCACACCTGAgaaaaaatatcacattttgtTGTAATTGCCTCACAAGCAAATGTCTCATATTTTCTTCCCCATGAAGTACTCTTTTAAAATATGCTAACCCCATAGCATATGAAAACAATAATTTAGCAGGCTAGGTCCCTTAGCATTTCTCAGGACAGAGGGGAGCTGTTCTCATGCTGGATACCCTAGGCCCACTCCAaattgcatactgccccaacagatccacagatgacgcaatctcactcgcactccacactgccctttcccacctggacaaaaagaacacctatgtgagaatgctgttcattgactacagctcagcgttcaacaccatattacccacaaagctcatcactaagctaagatcCCTGgggctaaacacctccctctgcaactggatcctggacttcctgacgggcctccccacaggtggtaagggtgggcaacaacacatcttccacactgatcatcaacactgggttccctcaggggtgtgtgcttagtcccctcctgtactccatgttcacccacaactgcgtggccaaacacgactccaacaccattattaagtttaTTGACGACCCAACAGTGGTATGCGTGATCACCTAACGatgagatagcctatagggacGGGGTCAGAGGACAGAAACCTCTATCTCAATATGAGCAAGACAACGAACtctcatggtccaaacacatcaagacagtcgtgaagagggcacgacaacaccttttcctcctcaggacactgaaaagatttggcatgggtccccagagcctcaaagttctacagctgcaccattgagaacatcctgaccggttgcatcaccacctggtatggcaactgctctgcctctgaccataaggcactacagagggtagtgcgtacggcccagtacatcactgggaccaagcttcctgacatccaggacctatatactaggcggtgtcagaaggaagccccccaaaaaattgtcaaaaagactccagtcacccgagtcatagactattctctctggcaagcggtaccagagcgccaagtctggaaccaaaaggCTCTTTAATGGCTTCTAACCTCAAGCCATAaggctgctgaacaattaataaaatggcctCCTGGATAATTTACATTGACttccccctttgtttttacactgctgctactcgctgtttattgtctatgcatagtcactttacccctacccaaCCTGTACCCCCGCTCAGTGACTCCGTacctgtacaccctgtatatagactcattaattgttactttttttttattggactgcattgttggttaagggcttgtaagtgagcatttcacagtaaggtctacacttgttgcgTTCGgcaaatgtgacaaataaaattggatttgttaCTCCACACACATACCTTGCTACCTTACCTTATGAGCTAGCTTGCTGGTACAGATGCTAACCAATACTCCATTTTCCACTAGATAGCACAGCCACACAGTCAAAATTGCCAATATAGTAAAAATTCCTGAAAACAATAAATGTGGGTtcggcataaggttagcagtgtggttaaggttagcgtAAAGGTTAGGGCTGTTGCAGTGCACTCATTACCACCACACAGGCAGTCATGAGTCAATATGGACTGTGACCATTGAGTGCACTCTGAATATGTGTTAGTTGTACCCAATGCTAATGATTGTCAAgtcgctaatggcctggtactcagtgctaatggcctggtactcataGTCCccctaaccactctgacatcaatgtaaATGCAACTGGGaaaaaaatcacatcaaacacttaaAAACAGTATGtacttttaaaactcacctcacagTAATTGATCCATTTCAAGAATGTtcaacaggttgaaactgagtgtaAAACATGGTCATTGTGCATGTTGTTTCGCAACCTAACAACGAAATGGACAGCATTTTCTAAGGTGTTGATTAAATTCAAACTACCCATAGGCATACAGTATTAGAGCTGAAACATACGTATGAACTTATATATGAGCCAAAGCCCCCCAACCCCAAGAAAATTGAAACTAAATAATAATTGTGCTGttatacagtaaatagcctacaGCTTACTACACACGgcagaatatttttttttaaagatatatttggtacataattggtctagcctaAATTAAAACAAATTTGgagttagcctacaattataATGAATTTCTATTTGattatcaatatatatatatataatataataatataattaataGGCTGACACATTACCTTTATTTACacaatatctcaccactgtgcattccatctcctcccctcttcttcatTCCTTTCTTCAGTGCGCAGAGACAGGGTCTGTCAACAGATTAATGAAATGTATCCTTGTGAAAACATCTTACTATCCATGTTCCCAAACAaatttcacttggtttcccaaattaaGCATTGCGTAGCTGCAGCAACAGGGTTGGTGAgtccatggcatacagagtttgggcgGAATATCACCTGTACCGCAGCAAaataaccagagtagcctactgTTGTAGTAATTTCCTGTATTTCCAAATGAGGAGAGTTACAAACCACACACCaatcagagttatacttaaacttcaTCTTTAATAATATGAGCTTTACAATAGCCAATTGACTTTCAACAACTCACTATCTATAATGAATTGTTGAGAGTCCCAACATAATGGCAACTGAGATCTTTTATAGCAAAGATACCCCCCTCTCAACTTACATTACGaaccacagatcttaggaactCTTCACAAAGGGCCTTTGACTTGAGAAAGGAGTATCCCTTAGCCAGATTGCATTCACTATAAATTATCGCTCAGTTTGGTCTCCAAAACGAGGTTCTAATCTCGTTCCTGGTACTTcatagtaccaaaacattacctcatccaaggCATAACTCAATTGTCAACTCTATATACTCCCATCTCAAGTAAACCCCCTCTTCTCCccactcctggacaagctcactgaggggagtgacttgcgcacagacattgtggagtcAATTAATTGGTTCCCCCCTTAATCACGCCattcccttcacatggtttaacagatacattcacatatgaagacaatgctccatcctgtcctcttccctttctGATATTTTGCATAGCATCAAAGACATGgaaaagacaagcctgacctcttccctctctgggccccaaatGACTGAGCCCCGGCTTAGTAAAAGTGCAACTGCCAACACTATAGTCCAAAAGGATACATTCTAATGACAAGTATCTCACATAAGCATATTagataaataaaacatcttatttatctatgttacccaactaattctgattcctCCGCCACACCTACCCAACATGAGGGAAATGAACCAGGGGGAAAGTGGCCTCCATTTGCTATTCCAGTGCATACGGATGTCTTTTTTTCTCTTGCATACGGATGTCTTTTTTTCTCTTGCACACGGATGTCTTTTTTTCTCTTGCACACGGATGTCTTTTTTTCTCTTGCACACGGATGTCTTTTTTTCTCTTGCATACGGATGTCTTTTTTTCTCTTGCACACGGATGTCTTTTTTTTCTCTTGCATACGGATGTCTTTTTTTCTCTTGCACACGGATGTATTTTTTTCTCTTGCATACGGATGTCTTTTTTTCTCTTGCACACGGATGTCTTTTTTTCTCTTGCGTACGGATGTCTTTTTTTCTCTTGCATACGGATGTCTTTTTTTCTCTTGCATACGGATGTCTTTTTTTCTCTTGCATACGGATGTCTTTTTTTCTCTTGCATACAGATGTCTTTTTTTCTCTTGCACACGGATGTCTTTTTTTCTCTTGCATACAGATGTCTTTTTTTCTCTTGCATACAGATGTCTTTTTTTCTCTTGCATACGGATGTCTTTTTTTCTCTTGCATACGGATGTCTTTTTTTCTCTTGCATACGGATGTCTTTTTTTCTCTTGCATACGGATGTCTTTTTTTCTCTTGCATACAGATGTCTTTTTTTCTCTTGCATACAGATGTCTTTTTTTCTCTTGCATACGGATGTCTTTTTTTCTCTTGCATACGGATGTCTTTTTTTCTCTTGCATACGGATGTCTTTTTTTCTCTTGCATACGGATGTCTTTTTTCTCTTGCACACGGTTGTCTTTTTTCTCTTGCACACGGATGTCTTTTTTCTCTTGCACACGGTT
This window of the Oncorhynchus keta strain PuntledgeMale-10-30-2019 chromosome 4, Oket_V2, whole genome shotgun sequence genome carries:
- the LOC118383956 gene encoding probable GH family 25 lysozyme 3 isoform X2; this encodes MATMLTVLILLSIAFAYLSFSGNRTLEPPSSGTEEPSFSGDRTLEPPSSGTEEPSYSGDRTLEPPSSGTEEPSFSGDRTLEPPSSGTEEPSFSGDRTLEPSSSGTKEPSFSGDRTLEPPSGNEEPSFSGDRTLEPPSGNEEPSFSGDRTLEPPSSGTEEPSFSGDRALEPPSSGTEEPSFSGDRTLEPPSSGTEEPSYSGDRTLEPPSSGTEQPSFSGDRTLEPPSSGTEEPSFSGDRTLEPPSSGTEEPSFSGDRTLEPSSSGTKEPSFSGDRTLEPPSGTEEPSFSGDRTLEPSSSGTKEPSFSGDRILEPPSSGTKEPSFSGDRILEPPSSGTEEPSYSGDRTLEPSSSGTKEPSSGV
- the LOC118383956 gene encoding uncharacterized protein LOC118383956 isoform X1, which encodes MATMLTVLILLSIAFAYLSFSGNRTLEPPSSGTEEPSFSGDRTLEPPSSGTEEPSYSGDRTLEPPSSGTEEPSFSGDRTLEPPSSGTEEPSFSGDRTLEPSSSGTKEPSFSGDRTLEPPSGNEEPSFSGDRTLEPPSGNEEPSFSGDRTLEPPSSGTEEPSFSGDRALEPPSSGTEEPSFSGDRTLEPPSSGTEEPSYSGDRTLEPPSSGTEQPSFSGDRTLEPPSSGTEEPSFSGDRTLEPSSSGTKEPSFSGDRTLEPPSSGTEEPSYSGDRTLEPPSSGTEQPSFSGDRTLEPPSSGTEEPSFSGDRTLEPSSSGTKEPSFSGDRTLEPPSGTEEPSFSGDRTLEPSSSGTKEPSFSGDRILEPPSSGTKEPSFSGDRILEPPSSGTEEPSYSGDRTLEPSSSGTKEPSSGV